From the Gadus chalcogrammus isolate NIFS_2021 chromosome 15, NIFS_Gcha_1.0, whole genome shotgun sequence genome, one window contains:
- the ccdc172 gene encoding coiled-coil domain-containing protein 172, whose product MSLDNLFQQIIFTEQLLSEKTTKLQEVKVSVVRYEEKIKASNEKLNKNNQELFNKTQQLYEMKLQNDLMKKQEQQTERQLKELLCQQGHLKEHLDRIRTEASEEQEQFLEEIGRFNNCFSLVGNRESVTESQAQAEILQLQGEVDSIHKEMELEHQKNGRINSLLEENKALLVELKDLENINKDFDRQITEAKGVTESLREESVTVSLKPQTDSTCMRLKKEQELLKEGDLELVRKALSLEIRFLQSKLDTRMQSQPH is encoded by the exons atgagtttgGATAACCTGTTTCAACAAATTATCTTCACTGAACAGCTGTTATCTGAGAAAACTACGAAGTTACAAGAAG TCAAAGTTTCAGTCGTCCGATACGAAGAGAAAATAAAGGCCTCCAATGAAAAGCTGAACAAGAATAACCAAGAGCTTTTTAACAAG ACTCAGCAGTTGTATGAGATGAAGCTGCAAAACGATCTAATGAAGAAACAGGAgcaacagacggagagacagttGAAAGAACTGCTCTGTCAGCAGGGCCACCTCAAGGAACATCTG GATCGAATCAGAACGGAGGCCagtgaggagcaggagcagtttCTGGAAGAGATCGGGAGATTTAACAATTGCTTCAGCCTGGTTGGGAACAGAGAGTCAGTTACTGAGAGCCAGGCACAAGCTGAGATCCTCCAGCTTCAGGGGGAAGTGGACTCCATACATAAAG AGATGGAGCTTGAGCACCAGAAGAACGGTCGCATAAACTCCCTGCTGGAGGAGAACAAAGCCCTCCTGGTTGAACTGAAAGACCTGGAAAACATTAACAAAG ACTTCGATCGGCAAATTACGGAGGCCAAGGGAGTGACAGAATCTCTTAGAGAAGAGAGTGTGACAGTCAGTCTGAAACCCCAAACAGACAGCACCTGTATGAG GTTAaagaaggagcaggagctgCTGAAAGAAGGGGACTTGGAGCTTGTGCGCAAGGCCCTCAGTTTAGAGATACGCTTTCTACAATCT aaattaGACACCAGAATGCAAAGCCAGCCACATTAA